One region of Callithrix jacchus isolate 240 chromosome 16, calJac240_pri, whole genome shotgun sequence genomic DNA includes:
- the LOC100407750 gene encoding heterogeneous nuclear ribonucleoprotein H3: MDWVMKHNGPNDARDGTVRLRGLPFGCSKEEIVQFFQGLEIVPNGITLMMDYQGRSTGEAFVQFASKEITENALGKHKERIGHRYIEIFRSSRNEIEGFYDPPKRLLGQRPGPYDRPIGGRGGYYGAGCGSYGGFDDYGGYNNYGYGNDGFDDRMRDGRGMGGHGYGGAGDASSGFHGGHFVHMRGLPFRATENDIANFFSPLNPIRVHIDIGADGRATGEADVEFVTHEDAVAAMSKDKNNMQHQYIELFLNSTPAGGSGMGGSGMGGYGRDGMDNQGGYGSLGRMGMGNNYSGGYGTPDGLGGYARGGGGSGGYHGQGGMSGGGWRGMY; this comes from the coding sequence ATGGATTGGGTTATGAAACATAATGGTCCAAATGACGCTAGAGATGGGACAGTAAGACTTCGTGGACTACCATTTGGTTGCAGCAAAGAGGAAATAGTTCAGTTCTTTCAAGGGTTGGAAATCGTGCCAAATGGGATAACATTGATGATGGACTACCAGGGGAGAAGCACAGGGGAGGCCTTCGTGCAGTTTGCTTCAAAGGAGATAACAGAAAATGCTCTGGGGAAACACAAGGAAAGAATAGGGCACAGGTATATTGAGATCTTCAGAAGTAGCAGGAATGAAATCGAAGGATTTTATGATCCACCAAAAAGATTGCTGGGACAGCGACCGGGACCATATGATAGACCAATAGGAGGAAGAGGGGGTTATTATGGAGCTGGGTGTGGAAGTTATGGAGGTTTTGATGACTATGGTGGCTATAATAATTATGGCTATGGGAATGATGGCTTTGATGACAGAATGAGAGATGGAAGAGGTATGGGAGGGCATGGCTATGGTGGAGCTGGTGATGCAAGTTCAGGTTTTCATGGTGGTCATTTCGTACATATGAGAGGGTTGCCTTTTCGTGCAACTGAAAATGACATTGCTAATTTCTTCTCACCATTAAATCCAATACGAGTTCATATTGATATTGGAGCTGATGGCAGAGCCACAGGAGAAGCAGATGTAGAGTTTGTGACACATGAAGATGCAGTAGCTGCCATgtctaaagataaaaataacatgCAACATCAATATATTGAACTCTTCTTGAATTCTACTCCTGCAGGTGGCTCTGGCATGGGAGGTTCTGGAATGGGAGGCTATGGAAGAGATGGAATGGATAATCAGGGAGGTTATGGATCACTTGGAAGAATGGGAATGGGGAACAATTACAGTGGAGGATATGGTACTCCTGATGGCTTGGGTGGTTATGCCCGTGGTGGTGGAGGCAGTGGAGGTTACCACGGGCAAGGTGGCATGAGTGGAGGTGGATGGCGTGGGATGTACTGA